The Desulfomicrobium orale DSM 12838 genome includes a window with the following:
- a CDS encoding LolA family protein, translating to MVRLLVLACLIWAGPSLAAPPDGLNATLRGLQDRAAHIASLSCSFTQEKHLAMFAAPVTSTGRFLFARPDKLRWEYFSPARDGFVLDGGSGARWTGESDARQTFSLRDDPAMRLVARQLLAWTTFDLPWLLREYEMKLESRTPTVLSLTPRQSGTAAVLESLIIEFSPESDTVRRLELHEPDGDFTRIIFANTTVNGPVDPALFR from the coding sequence ATGGTCCGTCTTCTTGTGCTCGCGTGCCTCATCTGGGCCGGGCCGTCCCTTGCCGCACCGCCGGACGGGCTGAACGCCACGCTGCGCGGGCTTCAGGACAGGGCCGCGCACATCGCCAGCCTCTCCTGCTCCTTCACTCAGGAAAAGCATCTGGCCATGTTCGCCGCGCCGGTGACTTCCACCGGACGATTCCTTTTCGCCCGGCCGGATAAACTGCGCTGGGAATACTTCTCTCCGGCAAGGGACGGATTCGTTCTGGACGGCGGCAGCGGAGCTCGCTGGACCGGGGAGTCCGATGCCCGCCAGACTTTTTCCCTGCGGGATGACCCAGCCATGCGCCTTGTGGCCCGTCAGCTTCTGGCCTGGACCACCTTTGACCTGCCCTGGCTCCTCCGGGAATACGAGATGAAACTGGAAAGCCGGACTCCGACGGTGCTTTCTCTCACGCCCAGACAGTCCGGCACGGCCGCTGTTCTGGAATCCCTGATCATAGAATTCTCGCCCGAGTCGGACACGGTCCGCCGTCTGGAACTGCATGAGCCGGACGGGGATTTCACCCGCATCATTTTCGCCAACACCACGGTGAACGGCCCCGTGGACCCAGCCCTGTTCCGATGA
- a CDS encoding MMPL family transporter yields MSVSGRAPRLLLAGCAVFFGLCALFVSRIALREDIAAMLPDEGRVAADFDLLRLAPFSRRLVVTVSHPGGDPAVASAILADALRAEGVFAGVLDGPGGGLGPDFWNRLLDAAPSLLDEEDLRLLDQRLTPERVGAELDRGRALLLGPAGPALKGALARDPLGIRELVLPKLSALAPLGRARIESGSFLSPDGKHALLLVSTDMPGTEALGAERVMAAWRSALKSLPEGAQAMLVGGHVHTEANARAIKRDLRVILPASAALLALIFLFFLRTPRSAYVFLIPVCAVCAAGAATAAVTGGVSGIVLGFGAVLLGISVDFGLHVFFALRHAAQTGGDAVLALRKTARPVIFGALTSGAAFAALGAAGIPGIRQLALLSMLGLGVSLLLALFVLPRCLGLSAGLFPRRERSPKPAVRPSAGCSTTLLIVTWLAVLAAGLWAGTRIRLDSDPRSLGYLPATLREDEENTRRIWGGMREAALIFAHGDTPDLALDANRVVWEQLRREHLAGNAASIAPVLPGPQAQTRNAARWKDFWETRAARTLSLVESEGRKRGFSAAAFAPFAAYLEREPVLAAAPIPENMSALFMTENASSALVATFVPDTPELAQVFTPETEAGLSARLVSGSRFRAELEHALGSDAKRFTAFSLILVVLLTAVLLRRASRTALALLPAGAGVTAVLLAAQAAGQPLHLFHLAAFPLIMGLSADYGIFMVCGRDADTTETTRRAVFVSGLTTLAGFGVLILARHPALHALGLTVFSGIAVAMLTAVFLLPGLERP; encoded by the coding sequence ATGAGTGTTTCCGGCCGCGCTCCCCGTCTGCTGCTCGCGGGATGCGCCGTGTTTTTCGGCCTGTGCGCCCTGTTCGTATCGCGCATCGCCCTGCGCGAGGACATCGCGGCCATGCTGCCGGACGAGGGCCGGGTAGCGGCGGATTTCGACCTGCTGCGTCTGGCCCCTTTTTCCCGGCGGCTGGTGGTCACGGTCAGCCACCCCGGCGGCGATCCGGCCGTGGCCTCGGCGATTCTGGCCGACGCCTTGCGGGCCGAGGGCGTATTCGCCGGCGTGCTGGACGGGCCCGGCGGCGGTTTGGGTCCGGACTTCTGGAACAGGCTGCTGGATGCCGCGCCGTCCCTGCTGGACGAAGAGGACCTGCGCCTGCTGGACCAGCGGCTCACGCCGGAGCGGGTGGGCGCGGAGCTGGACAGGGGCCGGGCTTTGCTTCTCGGACCCGCCGGTCCGGCTCTGAAGGGAGCGCTGGCCCGCGATCCTCTGGGCATCCGCGAACTGGTCCTGCCCAAGCTGAGCGCCCTGGCTCCGCTGGGGCGGGCGCGGATCGAGAGCGGATCGTTTCTCAGCCCGGATGGAAAGCATGCCCTGCTTCTGGTTTCCACGGACATGCCGGGCACCGAGGCCCTGGGAGCGGAGCGGGTCATGGCGGCCTGGCGCAGCGCCCTGAAATCCTTGCCCGAAGGGGCGCAGGCCATGCTGGTGGGCGGACACGTTCACACGGAAGCCAATGCCCGGGCCATCAAGCGCGATCTGCGCGTCATCCTGCCCGCTTCCGCCGCGCTTCTGGCCCTGATTTTTCTTTTTTTCCTGCGTACACCCCGCAGCGCATATGTGTTTCTGATTCCGGTCTGCGCCGTATGCGCGGCCGGAGCGGCCACGGCGGCCGTGACCGGCGGCGTCTCGGGCATCGTGCTGGGCTTTGGGGCGGTCCTGCTGGGCATTTCCGTGGATTTCGGACTGCACGTCTTCTTCGCCCTCCGTCACGCTGCCCAAACCGGCGGCGATGCTGTTCTGGCCCTGAGAAAGACCGCCCGGCCGGTCATCTTCGGAGCCCTCACCTCGGGGGCGGCCTTTGCCGCTCTGGGCGCGGCCGGGATTCCCGGTATCCGGCAGCTGGCCCTGCTTTCCATGCTGGGGCTTGGTGTGTCCCTGCTGCTGGCGCTGTTCGTGCTTCCGCGCTGTCTGGGTCTCTCCGCCGGTCTTTTCCCGCGCCGGGAAAGATCGCCCAAACCCGCGGTCCGTCCATCCGCCGGATGCAGCACAACGCTGCTGATTGTGACCTGGCTCGCGGTGCTCGCGGCGGGTCTCTGGGCCGGTACGCGAATCCGGCTGGACAGCGATCCCCGAAGTCTTGGCTATCTGCCTGCAACCCTGCGCGAGGACGAAGAGAACACCCGCCGGATCTGGGGCGGCATGCGCGAGGCAGCCCTGATTTTCGCTCACGGCGATACGCCGGATCTGGCGCTGGATGCCAATCGCGTTGTCTGGGAGCAGCTGCGCCGGGAGCATCTCGCCGGAAACGCGGCCAGCATCGCTCCAGTGCTGCCCGGCCCACAGGCCCAGACGCGCAATGCGGCCCGGTGGAAAGATTTCTGGGAAACCCGGGCGGCCCGGACCCTGAGCCTGGTGGAAAGCGAAGGCCGAAAACGCGGTTTTTCCGCCGCGGCTTTCGCCCCATTCGCCGCGTATCTGGAACGGGAGCCGGTCCTCGCGGCCGCACCCATTCCCGAAAACATGAGCGCTTTATTCATGACCGAAAACGCCTCGTCCGCGCTGGTTGCGACCTTTGTCCCGGACACGCCGGAGCTGGCTCAAGTGTTTACCCCGGAAACAGAGGCCGGACTTTCGGCCCGGCTGGTTTCCGGCAGCCGCTTCAGGGCGGAACTGGAGCATGCGTTGGGAAGTGATGCCAAGCGGTTTACTGCGTTCAGCCTGATTCTGGTCGTGCTTCTCACGGCCGTGCTGCTGCGCCGCGCAAGCCGGACCGCCCTGGCCCTGCTTCCGGCCGGAGCCGGTGTAACGGCCGTACTGCTCGCCGCCCAGGCTGCCGGCCAGCCCCTGCATCTGTTTCACCTGGCTGCTTTTCCGCTGATCATGGGCCTGAGCGCGGACTACGGCATCTTCATGGTCTGCGGGCGGGATGCGGACACAACGGAAACCACCAGGCGGGCCGTTTTCGTCTCGGGGCTGACCACCCTGGCCGGGTTCGGCGTGCTGATTCTGGCCCGCCATCCGGCCCTGCACGCTCTGGGGCTGACCGTCTTCTCGGGCATCGCCGTGGCCATGCTCACGGCCGTGTTTCTGCTGCCCGGGCTGGAGCGGCCATGA
- a CDS encoding IS1595-like element ISDeor2 family transposase — protein MKNKYAKRSRISEAKVRQIVKLFAVDLNALQIAEIAGVNRNTANRYLAAFRERIARFCEAESPVQGEVEVDESYFGARRVKGVRGRGAKGKTIVFGLFKREGRVYTEIVPDCSKITLQGIIRGRVKLESIIHSDGWRGYDGLVDLGYQKHFRVEHGNNEFANKNSHINGIESFWAFAKTRLVRFRGLPKHTFYFHLKECEFRFNHRNEDSYKLLLKMLRENPLS, from the coding sequence ATGAAAAACAAGTATGCGAAGCGTTCAAGAATTTCAGAGGCCAAAGTCCGACAAATAGTGAAGCTGTTTGCCGTGGATTTGAATGCCCTGCAGATAGCTGAAATAGCCGGGGTAAATCGTAATACCGCGAACCGTTATCTGGCTGCTTTCCGAGAGAGGATTGCCCGGTTCTGCGAGGCGGAGTCTCCTGTTCAAGGCGAAGTTGAGGTTGATGAAAGCTATTTTGGCGCACGCCGCGTTAAAGGAGTCAGAGGCCGAGGAGCCAAGGGCAAAACCATTGTGTTCGGCTTATTCAAGCGTGAAGGTCGCGTTTATACCGAAATTGTCCCGGACTGTTCAAAAATCACCCTCCAAGGGATCATCCGGGGCCGCGTGAAACTTGAAAGCATTATTCACTCTGATGGCTGGCGCGGCTATGATGGTCTCGTAGACCTAGGCTACCAAAAACACTTCCGGGTTGAGCATGGCAACAATGAATTTGCCAATAAAAACTCACACATTAACGGCATTGAGAGCTTCTGGGCTTTTGCCAAAACACGACTTGTTCGTTTTAGGGGTTTGCCCAAGCACACTTTTTACTTTCATTTGAAAGAATGTGAATTTCGCTTTAACCATAGAAACGAAGATAGTTATAAACTTCTGCTCAAAATGCTCAGAGAAAATCCACTCAGCTAG
- a CDS encoding TIGR02710 family CRISPR-associated CARF protein: MADRGKILFATVGTGNIEDLEKTLLIPLKKSILKGEWQEVVLLPSQETARSAQLLHDELQGIPIVMEPLPGSGQENDADKTYAHFEKVIAGRIAAGTPPERMVADFTRGTKAMSAALVLAASRYDIPRLRYIVGQRGKTGNVIAGTEDIHEFPTRISSGHRLLDQALLVMKKGNFAAVLDILPDVSGPMAGVWPDDVQKLSRFGRAAAAFYAAWDRLDYAEAGKLLGGGLPECPDKGWECFVPGTDVCKHVRRLAETKPDLNEECADWVRVRAVDLLANGERRIRDRQFEDAYLRAYRVLELIGQARLFMHGLDSGQLPPEHPAVQELKAKLKENESGFGVIRKTGNYTAPRELSARLLKVLGDPMGARLLKVGEGDFVKARNRSLLIHGFSATRMSSDEELRKIYAELENLLLEDSAEAASALEAARSADFSAKEGRN, encoded by the coding sequence ATGGCAGATAGAGGAAAGATACTTTTTGCGACAGTAGGAACTGGTAATATCGAAGATTTAGAAAAAACTCTGCTCATTCCGCTCAAAAAATCCATTCTCAAAGGAGAATGGCAGGAAGTGGTGTTGCTGCCCTCCCAGGAAACGGCCCGCTCCGCGCAGTTGCTTCATGATGAGCTGCAGGGCATCCCTATTGTGATGGAGCCTCTGCCCGGCTCTGGGCAGGAGAACGATGCGGATAAGACCTACGCCCATTTCGAGAAAGTCATTGCCGGCCGCATCGCCGCCGGAACGCCTCCGGAGCGGATGGTGGCGGACTTCACCCGGGGCACCAAGGCCATGAGCGCCGCACTGGTTCTGGCCGCCTCCCGTTACGATATTCCCCGGCTGCGATATATTGTCGGGCAGAGAGGAAAGACCGGGAACGTCATTGCCGGAACAGAAGATATACACGAGTTCCCCACGAGGATTTCCAGCGGACACCGGCTGTTGGACCAGGCTCTGCTGGTTATGAAAAAGGGAAATTTTGCAGCAGTGCTGGATATTCTGCCGGACGTCAGCGGTCCCATGGCGGGCGTATGGCCTGATGATGTACAAAAATTGTCCCGGTTCGGGCGGGCGGCGGCGGCCTTTTACGCTGCCTGGGACCGGTTGGATTACGCCGAGGCCGGAAAACTGCTGGGCGGAGGCTTGCCGGAATGTCCGGACAAAGGCTGGGAGTGCTTTGTGCCCGGCACAGATGTGTGCAAGCATGTGCGGCGGCTGGCCGAAACCAAACCCGACCTCAATGAGGAGTGTGCCGATTGGGTGCGGGTCAGAGCGGTGGACCTGTTGGCCAACGGAGAACGCAGAATCCGGGACCGTCAGTTCGAGGACGCCTATTTGCGGGCTTACCGGGTACTGGAACTCATCGGCCAGGCCCGGCTTTTTATGCATGGTCTGGATTCTGGTCAGCTTCCTCCGGAACATCCGGCCGTACAGGAGCTGAAAGCCAAGTTGAAAGAGAATGAAAGCGGGTTCGGGGTTATTCGTAAAACCGGAAATTACACCGCCCCAAGGGAACTGTCGGCCCGGCTGCTGAAGGTACTGGGTGATCCCATGGGAGCCAGATTACTCAAGGTCGGCGAGGGTGATTTTGTGAAGGCCCGAAACAGGAGCCTCCTGATCCACGGATTTTCCGCCACGCGCATGTCCTCCGATGAAGAACTGCGGAAAATTTACGCCGAACTGGAAAACCTGCTGCTTGAGGATTCCGCCGAGGCGGCTTCAGCCCTTGAAGCGGCCCGGAGTGCGGATTTCAGCGCAAAGGAGGGAAGAAACTGA
- the cas2 gene encoding CRISPR-associated endonuclease Cas2, translating into MRYVICYDIPDDKRRIKVARCLDGYGDRVQFSVFEALIDNTLMERLAGELEELIDEAEDSVRIYPMCSSCAAKVRKLGVMQPGPEVGEEIVFIV; encoded by the coding sequence TTGCGGTATGTTATCTGTTATGACATCCCGGACGACAAGCGGCGGATAAAGGTAGCCAGGTGTCTGGATGGATATGGGGACCGTGTTCAGTTCAGCGTCTTTGAGGCCCTGATTGACAATACGCTCATGGAAAGGCTGGCCGGCGAACTGGAGGAACTGATCGACGAGGCGGAAGACAGTGTCCGTATCTATCCCATGTGCTCGTCCTGTGCGGCCAAGGTTCGCAAGTTGGGAGTTATGCAGCCGGGGCCGGAAGTGGGTGAGGAAATCGTTTTTATTGTTTGA
- the cas1 gene encoding CRISPR-associated endonuclease Cas1, translated as MPVLYVTVPGATVRQSGESLLVTAEEYPSDGGGTGRRKVLMEVESHRLELVCIVGRAHITSAAMRHCLERGISTAWLTRGGEFLGRTVGAMPRSADIRLRQYAAASEAETRLARAADAVRAKLLNAHAVLRDIQSNNPGNEVLGRALAELKRMAEAVHSCREIGSLLGVEGSGARCYFEALGGAFRAEIPFHGRKHRPASDPANALLSFGYVILASKLAGLLEGRGLDPCIGFLHDLRSGRASLALDLLEELRHPIVDRFVLRSCNLRIIRPEHFEPPDEDGGVRLTQEGLRIFFAQWEEHLGKPLREQGNAERPTPRDILGRQVERFAASLRNGSPYQPFLYGG; from the coding sequence ATGCCTGTTTTGTACGTCACTGTTCCCGGCGCCACCGTGCGCCAGTCCGGCGAGAGTCTGCTGGTGACCGCCGAGGAGTATCCTTCGGACGGCGGCGGGACCGGGCGGCGGAAAGTCCTGATGGAGGTGGAGTCGCACAGGCTGGAGCTGGTATGCATCGTCGGCAGGGCCCACATTACTTCCGCGGCCATGCGGCATTGCCTGGAACGAGGCATTTCGACCGCCTGGCTGACCCGCGGCGGCGAGTTCCTCGGCCGCACTGTCGGCGCCATGCCGCGTTCGGCGGATATCCGGCTGCGTCAGTATGCAGCCGCCTCGGAGGCGGAGACGAGACTGGCCCGCGCGGCTGACGCTGTGCGCGCCAAGCTTCTGAACGCCCACGCCGTTCTGCGGGATATCCAGAGCAACAATCCCGGCAACGAAGTTTTGGGACGGGCTCTGGCGGAACTCAAACGCATGGCGGAGGCGGTGCATTCATGCCGGGAGATCGGCAGCCTGCTCGGGGTCGAAGGCAGCGGCGCGCGTTGCTACTTCGAGGCATTGGGCGGAGCCTTCCGGGCGGAAATCCCCTTTCACGGACGGAAGCACCGGCCGGCCTCCGATCCGGCCAACGCTCTGTTGTCCTTCGGGTACGTGATTCTGGCATCGAAGCTTGCGGGATTGCTGGAAGGCAGGGGGCTCGATCCCTGCATCGGATTTCTCCACGATCTTCGGTCCGGCCGGGCAAGCCTTGCCCTCGATCTGCTTGAAGAACTCCGCCACCCCATTGTCGATCGCTTCGTCCTGCGAAGCTGCAACCTGCGTATCATCCGTCCGGAACACTTTGAACCTCCGGACGAGGATGGCGGCGTGCGTCTGACCCAAGAGGGCCTCAGGATATTCTTTGCCCAGTGGGAGGAGCATCTGGGCAAACCCCTGCGGGAGCAAGGCAACGCGGAGAGGCCGACGCCCAGGGATATTCTCGGTCGCCAGGTGGAACGCTTCGCCGCCTCCCTGCGGAACGGCAGTCCGTACCAGCCCTTTTTGTATGGTGGCTGA
- a CDS encoding RAMP superfamily CRISPR-associated protein, producing MTRLHEQTAFIRLEPLTPIHIGTGETMDPLSYIMKEEGGNPFLYSVDVPSWVEAHPDPAGLAELFSTKPLPEIRAHLAKELAPLVEVYGGAPVRVASREIYEKYDRELASRDSANQLLIDPALKNPLTGALLVPGSSIKGAIRTAVIDWLDRNWKVNLKEAMNRDPRQGYGRALEELLGKVSENAFRNLKVGDFPAALGESVIVTAKEVRRRYNPNKQGTPKNPCEATLSLSMSGQSPALYGKIAVGAHDAGSRDTALTVSMRGREKAWTLRELMELCNEFYRERYSTERGAFYLQQHLDRSLAALKPVDAVMAEPGPDAMILRLGHYSHVECMTVTNNQPQTRRLKDGSFMPSGTTRTLADGIHPFGWARLSIVSAGEYAEACARREEHDTAFLAERVRRRHVRLEEREAETRKRAEREQAERERQEAEAQRQEELAAMTPEERLISAVESGGNENQAVELYGKLDGLDEPLRRKSAQALRAFWEKAGKWEKKKCTDKQWVKVQKVRGILGDG from the coding sequence ATGACGCGCCTTCACGAGCAGACCGCCTTCATCCGCCTCGAACCCCTCACGCCGATCCACATCGGCACCGGGGAGACCATGGACCCGCTGTCCTACATCATGAAGGAAGAAGGCGGAAATCCGTTTCTCTATTCCGTGGACGTGCCTTCCTGGGTGGAAGCGCATCCAGACCCGGCCGGACTGGCGGAGCTTTTTTCCACAAAGCCTCTTCCGGAAATCCGGGCCCATCTGGCCAAAGAGCTGGCCCCGCTGGTGGAAGTGTACGGCGGCGCGCCAGTGCGGGTGGCTTCGCGGGAAATCTATGAGAAATATGACCGGGAACTGGCTTCCCGGGACAGCGCCAATCAGCTGCTTATCGACCCGGCCCTGAAGAATCCGCTCACCGGCGCCCTGCTTGTTCCCGGCTCGTCCATCAAAGGCGCGATCCGCACGGCCGTCATCGACTGGCTGGACAGGAACTGGAAGGTAAACCTCAAAGAGGCCATGAACAGAGATCCCCGCCAGGGCTATGGACGCGCTTTGGAGGAACTGCTGGGCAAGGTCAGCGAAAACGCCTTCCGTAACCTCAAGGTCGGTGATTTCCCGGCGGCCCTCGGGGAGTCGGTCATTGTGACGGCAAAGGAAGTGCGGCGGCGGTACAACCCGAACAAACAGGGCACTCCGAAAAATCCGTGCGAGGCAACCCTTTCCCTGAGCATGTCCGGCCAAAGCCCCGCCCTGTACGGCAAAATCGCCGTAGGCGCACACGATGCGGGCAGCCGCGATACGGCCCTGACGGTCTCCATGCGGGGCAGGGAAAAAGCGTGGACCCTGCGGGAGCTGATGGAACTGTGCAATGAATTCTACCGGGAGCGCTACAGTACGGAACGCGGCGCCTTCTACCTGCAACAGCATCTTGACCGGTCCCTCGCCGCCCTAAAGCCCGTTGATGCCGTCATGGCCGAGCCGGGCCCGGATGCCATGATCCTCCGCCTGGGGCATTACTCCCATGTGGAGTGCATGACCGTGACCAACAATCAGCCCCAGACCCGGCGGCTGAAGGATGGAAGCTTCATGCCTTCCGGCACCACCCGCACCCTGGCCGACGGCATCCATCCTTTTGGCTGGGCGCGACTGAGCATTGTCAGCGCCGGGGAATACGCCGAGGCCTGCGCCCGGCGGGAAGAGCACGACACCGCTTTTCTGGCCGAGCGCGTCCGCCGGCGTCACGTGCGTCTCGAAGAACGCGAGGCCGAAACCAGAAAACGGGCCGAGCGGGAACAGGCCGAACGGGAACGGCAGGAAGCCGAGGCCCAGCGGCAGGAAGAACTGGCGGCCATGACTCCGGAGGAACGCCTTATCTCAGCGGTGGAAAGCGGCGGCAATGAGAACCAGGCCGTGGAGCTCTACGGCAAACTGGACGGGCTGGATGAGCCTCTCCGCCGGAAGTCCGCACAGGCGTTGCGGGCATTCTGGGAAAAGGCCGGCAAATGGGAAAAGAAAAAGTGCACGGACAAGCAGTGGGTCAAGGTGCAGAAGGTCCGGGGCATTCTTGGGGATGGATAG
- the csm4 gene encoding type III-A CRISPR-associated RAMP protein Csm4, which yields MPLYRYTITPRGAFGTPLRSDTLHGQLLCAAAELDGGEAVAGLIAAFDSDNPPFVCSSAFPAGMLPMPCLPPLSRSAFRDRFCAPGGMFKGDKVEALNAYKAFRKQAHVPVDLWAALRGGLSLAGLFERWLQAPDIFRPKPAPFENTWRTGHVEAHNSIDRATGSVLQEGGLFLSDSTFYGSGVRLDLYVRTDAPDSFERLLRHVAATGFGRDASTGKGWFDFTRDEAFTPGELDGSGSHRMSLSVLSAMNLSEASGWYRVFAKSGRAGGALGQANPFKKTFLAMEEGSVFKSLPASGYVLRGLHPDSRVVQVTWPLTIAFTPAKEDTI from the coding sequence ATGCCACTGTACCGGTACACGATTACTCCGCGCGGGGCCTTCGGCACGCCCCTGCGCAGCGACACCCTGCACGGTCAGCTTCTGTGCGCCGCAGCGGAACTTGACGGCGGCGAGGCTGTGGCCGGGCTCATTGCCGCTTTTGACTCGGACAACCCGCCCTTTGTCTGCTCTTCCGCCTTCCCGGCGGGAATGCTGCCCATGCCCTGCCTGCCGCCTTTGTCCAGAAGCGCCTTTCGGGACCGCTTTTGCGCTCCGGGCGGAATGTTCAAAGGGGACAAGGTGGAAGCTCTGAACGCCTATAAAGCGTTCCGGAAACAGGCTCATGTTCCTGTCGATCTCTGGGCCGCTTTACGCGGCGGATTGAGCCTGGCCGGCCTTTTCGAGCGATGGCTCCAGGCCCCGGACATCTTCCGGCCCAAACCCGCCCCCTTTGAGAACACATGGCGAACCGGCCATGTGGAGGCGCACAACAGCATCGACCGGGCCACGGGGAGCGTTCTGCAGGAAGGCGGCCTGTTTCTTTCGGATTCAACCTTCTACGGCTCCGGGGTCAGGCTCGATCTCTATGTCCGGACGGACGCCCCCGACAGCTTCGAGCGGCTGCTTCGGCATGTGGCGGCCACAGGATTCGGCCGGGACGCCAGCACGGGCAAGGGATGGTTTGACTTCACCCGCGATGAAGCCTTCACGCCCGGCGAACTCGACGGCAGCGGCTCCCACCGGATGAGTCTGTCGGTGCTCTCCGCTATGAATCTGTCCGAAGCGTCGGGCTGGTACCGCGTCTTTGCCAAGTCCGGCCGCGCCGGCGGCGCGCTGGGGCAGGCCAACCCGTTCAAGAAAACCTTCCTGGCCATGGAGGAGGGCTCGGTCTTCAAGAGTCTGCCCGCCTCCGGCTATGTCCTTCGGGGTCTGCATCCGGATTCAAGGGTGGTTCAGGTAACGTGGCCCCTGACCATCGCCTTCACCCCTGCCAAGGAGGACACCATATGA
- the csm3 gene encoding type III-A CRISPR-associated RAMP protein Csm3 — MKLEKIKHVTGTLQVVSGLHIGAGRDIIEIGGLDQPIVKHPITGEPYVPGSSLKGKMRSLLEVYYFIGNPRTRDFVGKGRPCGCGQKDCPACVIFGSSGDKKDSDTGPSRLMVRDAMLCDPDRKRFAQGELPMEVKYENIIHRVKGIAEHPRPLERVPAGVAFDFNLSFKVFEGDASDLIDYVYRGLRLIELDALGGCGSRGCGQVSFSDLTCDGQKVDLASVNLD, encoded by the coding sequence ATGAAACTCGAAAAGATCAAACATGTCACCGGCACGCTCCAGGTCGTTTCCGGTCTGCACATCGGCGCGGGCAGGGATATCATCGAAATCGGCGGACTGGACCAGCCCATCGTCAAGCACCCCATCACCGGGGAGCCCTATGTTCCGGGTTCGTCCCTCAAGGGCAAGATGCGCTCCCTGCTTGAAGTCTATTATTTCATCGGAAATCCGCGGACCCGCGATTTCGTCGGAAAAGGCAGACCCTGCGGCTGCGGGCAGAAGGACTGCCCGGCCTGCGTCATCTTCGGCTCTTCCGGGGACAAGAAGGACTCCGACACCGGCCCTTCGCGGCTCATGGTGCGCGACGCCATGCTCTGCGACCCAGACCGGAAACGCTTTGCCCAGGGTGAGCTGCCCATGGAGGTGAAATACGAAAACATCATCCACAGAGTGAAAGGCATCGCGGAGCACCCCCGGCCGCTGGAACGTGTTCCCGCCGGTGTGGCCTTTGATTTCAACCTTTCTTTCAAGGTGTTCGAGGGCGATGCCTCCGACCTGATCGACTATGTGTACCGGGGGCTCAGGCTCATCGAACTGGACGCTCTGGGCGGATGCGGGTCCAGAGGCTGCGGGCAGGTCAGTTTCAGCGATCTGACCTGCGACGGGCAAAAGGTGGATCTGGCGAGTGTGAACCTCGACTAG
- the csm2 gene encoding type III-A CRISPR-associated protein Csm2 has product MSIYFDGKGNIRPELLGTESEDVAKKFVVLRPDGKRDDRNSVNSAQLRRFYGDLKNLERKLDSRQQTGNEADPFLAVLPLVKMVKSKVAYASNPRNAKVPPSFADWLKKNIDAIETADDFKAFMLHFEAVVGFCYGLGMSNS; this is encoded by the coding sequence ATGAGTATCTACTTCGACGGCAAAGGGAACATACGCCCGGAACTTCTCGGAACGGAATCGGAGGATGTCGCCAAGAAGTTCGTTGTCTTGCGTCCCGATGGCAAACGGGATGACCGTAATTCCGTGAACTCCGCGCAATTGCGGCGTTTTTACGGGGACCTGAAAAACCTGGAGCGGAAGCTGGATTCCAGGCAGCAGACCGGAAATGAAGCGGACCCGTTTCTTGCGGTTCTGCCTCTGGTGAAGATGGTCAAATCCAAGGTGGCCTACGCCTCCAACCCGCGTAACGCAAAAGTTCCGCCCTCCTTTGCGGACTGGTTGAAGAAGAACATCGACGCCATCGAGACCGCCGACGATTTCAAGGCCTTCATGCTCCATTTCGAAGCCGTGGTCGGTTTCTGCTATGGCCTCGGCATGAGCAATTCCTGA